In a genomic window of Micromonospora cremea:
- a CDS encoding sugar phosphate isomerase/epimerase family protein, whose translation MARPITLFTGQWADLPFEEVCRLASEWGYDGLEIACWGDHFEVDKALADDSYVDRKRETLAKHNLEVFTISNHLVGQAVCDHPIDERHQDILPGRIWGDGEPEGVRQRAAEEIKDTARAAAKLGVKTVVGFTGSSIWHTLAMFPPVPPAMIERGYQDFADRWNPILDVFDEVGVRFAHEVHPSEIAYDYWTTKRTLEAIGNRPAFGLNWDPSHFVWQELDPVNFIFDFADRIYHVDCKDAKVRTGDGRRGRLASHLPWADLRRGWDFVSTGHGDVPWEDCFRALNAIGYTGPISIEWEDAGMDRLVGAPEALQFVRRLAFDAPSAAFDAAFSSKD comes from the coding sequence ATGGCGCGACCCATCACGCTCTTCACCGGCCAGTGGGCCGACCTGCCGTTCGAGGAGGTCTGCCGGCTCGCCTCCGAGTGGGGCTACGACGGTCTGGAGATCGCCTGCTGGGGCGACCACTTCGAGGTCGACAAGGCGCTCGCCGACGACTCGTACGTCGATCGCAAGCGGGAGACGCTCGCGAAGCACAACCTCGAGGTCTTCACGATCTCCAACCACCTCGTCGGTCAGGCGGTCTGCGACCACCCGATCGACGAGCGGCACCAGGACATCCTGCCGGGCCGGATCTGGGGCGACGGGGAGCCCGAGGGCGTCCGCCAGCGGGCCGCCGAGGAGATCAAGGACACGGCGCGGGCGGCGGCGAAGCTCGGGGTGAAGACGGTCGTGGGCTTCACCGGCTCGTCGATCTGGCACACCCTGGCGATGTTCCCACCGGTGCCGCCGGCGATGATCGAGCGCGGCTACCAGGACTTCGCCGACCGGTGGAACCCGATCCTCGACGTGTTCGACGAGGTGGGGGTGCGGTTCGCACACGAGGTGCACCCCAGCGAGATCGCGTACGACTACTGGACGACGAAGCGGACGCTGGAGGCGATCGGCAACCGACCCGCGTTCGGGTTGAACTGGGACCCGTCGCACTTTGTCTGGCAGGAGCTGGACCCGGTGAACTTCATCTTCGACTTCGCCGACCGGATCTACCACGTGGACTGCAAGGACGCCAAGGTGCGTACCGGGGACGGCCGGCGTGGCCGGCTCGCCTCCCACCTGCCCTGGGCGGACCTGCGCCGCGGCTGGGACTTCGTCTCCACCGGGCACGGGGACGTGCCCTGGGAGGACTGCTTCCGGGCGTTGAACGCGATCGGCTACACCGGCCCGATCTCGATCGAGTGGGAAGACGCCGGGATGGACCGGCTGGTTGGCGCACCCGAGGCGTTGCAGTTCGTCCGCCGGCTCGCCTTCGACGCCCCGTCCGCCGCCTTCGACGCGGCCTTCAGCAGCAAGGACTGA
- a CDS encoding sensor histidine kinase has protein sequence MGRFARWRRMVRAQGHRLRWALRGAEEPDTSTGPAPSLNRLDALVEGFAAGQPVHWTLAGQPRPLPGAVDAAAYRIIEESLTNAHRHAQGAPVAVRLRYDATGITIEVRDDGAGAAPTAGNAGRGLIAVRRRAERIGGTFSAGPRPDGGFLVRAVLPAPEEMAE, from the coding sequence ATGGGGCGTTTCGCGCGGTGGCGCCGGATGGTGCGGGCGCAGGGGCACCGGCTGCGCTGGGCGCTGCGCGGAGCCGAGGAACCGGACACGTCGACCGGGCCGGCACCCAGCCTGAACCGCCTCGACGCGCTGGTGGAGGGATTCGCCGCCGGTCAGCCGGTGCACTGGACGCTGGCCGGGCAGCCCCGGCCGTTGCCCGGCGCGGTCGACGCGGCGGCGTACCGGATCATCGAGGAGTCGCTGACCAACGCGCACCGGCACGCCCAGGGCGCGCCGGTCGCGGTCCGGCTGCGCTACGACGCCACGGGCATCACCATCGAGGTACGCGACGACGGCGCCGGCGCCGCGCCGACGGCCGGGAACGCCGGGCGGGGTCTGATCGCAGTGCGCAGGCGCGCCGAGCGGATCGGCGGCACCTTCTCCGCCGGCCCGCGCCCCGATGGTGGCTTCCTCGTCCGGGCTGTTCTGCCCGCGCCGGAGGAGATGGCCGAATGA
- a CDS encoding ThuA domain-containing protein, which produces MRRLLRPVLGAATAVLAVLACTTPATPASAADAPYDVLVFSKTAGFRHDAIPVGIQTIRDLGAGNNFTVTATEDAAAFTTGNLNQYEAVVFLNTTGDVLNASQQTAFESYIGSGRGYVGVHAAADTEYDWPFYGNLVGAWFASHPAIQQANVKVEDRGHAATAHLPQTWTRTDEWYNYRTNARSTAHVLATLDESSYSGGGMGADHPHSWCKSYSGGRSFYTGGGHTQASYAEPAFRAHLLGGIRYAAGRSKADCRPETGYTPIYNGSTSGWSQAGPGNFTNSDATLTSVGGMGLFWYNAKQFTNYSLKLDWKLAGDDNSGIFIGFPPSSDPWSAVDNGYEIQIDATDAADRTTGAVYTFKSADIAARDAALNAAGEWNTYELLVEGERLQIFLNGVKINDFTNTNPVRSLAGHIGIQNHGTGDDASFRNIRIKELGTTPPPTGNTTVQAEAFSSANGVTPFTKAGANGGQTIGYIDPGDWAAYNGVNLTGVTSFTSRVVSGGAGGTIQVRTGSATGPVLGSVAVPNTGSWTTFANVTTVLSNVPSGTQNLYLTFTGSGTGLFDVDDFTLVRGGGGGTPGVGAIKGLGSKCLDVRSSGTADGTQIQIYTCNGSAAQTWTVTPNSTIKALGKCLDVSGSGTADGTKIQLWTCNGTGAQNWAAQADGSLRNASSSKCLDVSGNNSADSTIVHLWTCNGAANQKWTLP; this is translated from the coding sequence ATGCGCAGACTCCTGCGACCCGTCCTCGGCGCGGCCACCGCCGTCCTCGCCGTCCTGGCCTGTACGACCCCGGCCACCCCGGCCAGCGCCGCCGACGCCCCCTACGACGTGCTGGTCTTCTCCAAGACGGCCGGCTTCCGGCACGACGCGATCCCGGTCGGCATCCAGACCATCCGCGACCTGGGCGCCGGAAACAACTTCACCGTCACCGCCACCGAGGACGCCGCCGCCTTCACCACCGGCAACCTCAACCAGTACGAGGCGGTGGTCTTCCTGAACACCACGGGCGACGTGCTCAACGCCAGCCAGCAGACGGCCTTCGAGTCGTACATCGGCTCCGGCCGTGGGTACGTGGGCGTGCACGCCGCCGCCGACACCGAGTACGACTGGCCGTTCTACGGCAACCTGGTCGGCGCGTGGTTCGCCTCGCACCCGGCCATCCAGCAGGCCAACGTCAAGGTGGAGGACCGGGGGCACGCGGCGACCGCGCACCTGCCGCAGACCTGGACCCGCACCGACGAGTGGTACAACTACCGGACCAACGCCCGATCCACCGCGCACGTGCTGGCCACTCTGGACGAGTCGTCGTACTCCGGTGGCGGGATGGGCGCCGACCACCCGCACTCGTGGTGCAAGAGCTACAGCGGCGGCCGGTCGTTCTACACCGGCGGCGGGCACACCCAGGCGTCGTACGCCGAGCCGGCCTTCCGGGCGCACCTGCTCGGCGGTATCCGGTACGCGGCCGGCCGCAGCAAGGCCGACTGCCGGCCCGAGACCGGCTACACCCCGATCTACAACGGCTCGACCAGCGGCTGGTCGCAGGCCGGCCCGGGCAACTTCACCAACTCCGACGCCACCCTCACCTCGGTGGGCGGCATGGGGCTGTTCTGGTACAACGCGAAGCAGTTCACCAACTACTCGCTGAAGCTGGACTGGAAGCTGGCCGGCGACGACAACTCCGGCATCTTCATCGGTTTCCCACCGTCCAGTGACCCGTGGTCGGCGGTGGACAACGGCTACGAGATCCAGATCGACGCCACCGACGCGGCCGACCGCACCACCGGGGCGGTCTACACGTTCAAGTCCGCCGACATCGCGGCCCGGGACGCGGCGCTCAACGCGGCGGGGGAGTGGAACACCTACGAGCTGCTGGTCGAGGGTGAGCGGCTCCAGATCTTCCTCAACGGAGTGAAGATCAACGACTTCACCAACACGAACCCGGTCCGTTCGCTGGCCGGCCACATCGGCATCCAGAACCACGGCACCGGCGACGACGCCTCGTTCCGCAACATCCGGATCAAGGAGCTGGGCACCACGCCGCCGCCGACCGGGAACACCACCGTCCAGGCCGAGGCGTTCAGCTCGGCCAACGGCGTCACCCCGTTCACCAAGGCGGGCGCCAACGGCGGCCAGACCATCGGCTACATCGACCCGGGTGACTGGGCCGCGTACAACGGTGTGAACCTGACCGGGGTCACCTCGTTCACGTCCCGGGTCGTCTCCGGCGGCGCCGGCGGCACCATCCAGGTGCGTACCGGTTCGGCCACCGGCCCGGTGCTCGGCTCGGTCGCGGTGCCGAACACCGGCAGCTGGACCACGTTCGCCAACGTCACCACCGTCCTGTCGAACGTCCCGTCCGGCACCCAGAACCTCTACCTCACGTTCACCGGTAGCGGCACCGGGCTCTTCGACGTGGACGACTTCACCCTGGTCAGGGGCGGCGGTGGCGGCACCCCGGGGGTCGGCGCGATCAAGGGTCTGGGCAGCAAGTGCCTGGACGTGCGCTCCAGCGGCACCGCCGACGGCACCCAGATTCAGATCTACACCTGCAACGGCAGCGCGGCGCAGACCTGGACTGTGACGCCGAACTCGACGATCAAGGCGCTTGGCAAGTGCCTGGACGTGTCCGGCAGCGGCACCGCCGACGGCACCAAGATCCAGCTCTGGACCTGCAACGGCACCGGCGCGCAGAACTGGGCGGCCCAGGCCGACGGCAGCCTGCGCAACGCGTCGTCGAGCAAGTGCCTCGACGTCTCCGGCAACAACTCCGCGGACAGCACGATCGTGCACCTCTGGACCTGCAACGGCGCGGCCAACCAGAAGTGGACGCTGCCCTGA
- a CDS encoding PQQ-dependent sugar dehydrogenase: protein MSIKDASTHRSRRWFSAGSALLLVAAAGTVALGVGPAALGGPTPAQAHPINATDFQQVELARGVADMGEPMSLAVLPDRSVLHTARNGTLRRTDANGTTSVIGTLPVYTHDEEGLQGVGVDPNFASNRQIFLYYAPPLSTPGGDAPATGTNFSAWQGVNRLSRFTLNADFTINQASKVDVLDVPADRGLCCHVGGDIDFDAAGNLYLSTGDDTNPFDSAGYAPLDERTNRNPGYDAQRSAGNTNDLRGKILRIKVNANGTYSIPAGNLFAPGTARTRPEIYAMGFRNPFRISVDKATGVVYVGDYGPDAGSTSATRGPSGQVEFNRVPSAGNYGWPYCTGTNTSTETYNEWDFATNTGGAKYNCTGGPTNNSFRNTGLGTLPAAKPAWIRYAGDAGTPPEFGGGSESPMGGPVYRYNASSTSTTKFPQSFDGQFFATEFGRGWIKPIHVNADGSRGVIDTFPWVGKQVMDSAFGPDGAYYVLDYGTGYFNGDANSALYRFDYVGGGNRAPNASASANRTSGAAPLAVTFSSAGSSDPEGGALTYSWNFGDGTSSTAANPSKTYTANGTYTATLTVRDPQGATGTASVVINVGNTAPTVTINSPGNGQLFSFGDTVPFSITVTDPEDGTIDCTKVKMTYVLGHDQHGHQITSKTGCSGSITIPVDGEHDDAANIFAIFDAEYTDAGGLTTHTQHTLPPRHRQAEFFGTSSGINVFSKTPAEGGKTVGDINNGDWIAFQPYRLGNVTSFSARVSSAGAGGTLQVRAGSATGTVLGSATVPVTGGWETFTTVTGAITNPPTGTTTLYLTFAGSGTGALYDLDAFTFVTGTPPAGGAGPIKGLGGKCLDVRNAATADGTQIQIYTCNGSTAQTWTVTPNSTIRALGKCLDVSGGGSADGTKIQLWTCNGTGAQNWAAQADGTVRNAQSGKCLDVSGNNSADSTVVHLWTCTAAANQKWILP, encoded by the coding sequence ATGTCCATAAAGGACGCTTCCACTCACCGGTCCCGACGATGGTTCTCCGCCGGATCGGCACTGCTCCTGGTGGCCGCGGCCGGCACGGTCGCGCTCGGCGTCGGCCCGGCCGCGCTCGGTGGCCCGACCCCCGCCCAGGCCCACCCCATCAACGCCACGGACTTTCAGCAGGTCGAGCTGGCCCGCGGCGTGGCCGACATGGGTGAACCGATGTCGTTGGCCGTGCTGCCGGACCGCTCGGTCCTGCACACCGCCCGCAACGGCACCCTGCGCCGCACCGACGCCAACGGCACCACCTCGGTGATCGGCACCCTGCCGGTCTACACCCACGACGAGGAGGGCCTGCAGGGCGTCGGGGTCGACCCCAACTTCGCCAGCAACCGGCAGATCTTCCTCTACTACGCCCCGCCGCTCTCCACCCCCGGCGGCGACGCGCCCGCCACCGGCACCAACTTCTCGGCCTGGCAGGGCGTCAACCGGCTCTCCCGGTTCACCCTCAACGCCGACTTCACCATCAACCAGGCCAGCAAGGTCGACGTGCTCGACGTGCCGGCCGATCGCGGCCTGTGCTGCCACGTCGGCGGAGACATCGACTTCGACGCCGCCGGCAACCTCTACCTGTCCACCGGGGACGACACCAACCCGTTCGACTCCGCTGGATACGCGCCCCTGGACGAGCGGACCAACCGCAACCCGGGGTACGACGCGCAGCGCAGCGCCGGCAACACCAACGACCTGCGCGGCAAGATCCTGCGGATCAAGGTGAACGCGAACGGCACGTACTCCATCCCGGCGGGCAACCTGTTCGCGCCCGGCACGGCCAGGACCCGGCCGGAGATCTACGCGATGGGCTTCCGCAACCCGTTCCGGATCAGCGTGGACAAGGCCACCGGCGTCGTCTACGTCGGTGACTACGGGCCGGACGCCGGCTCGACCAGCGCCACCCGCGGGCCGTCCGGCCAGGTGGAGTTCAACCGGGTCCCATCGGCCGGCAACTACGGCTGGCCGTACTGCACCGGCACCAACACCAGCACCGAGACGTACAACGAGTGGGACTTCGCCACCAACACTGGCGGAGCGAAGTACAACTGCACCGGCGGGCCGACCAACAACTCGTTCCGCAACACCGGCCTGGGCACCCTGCCGGCGGCCAAGCCGGCCTGGATCCGGTACGCCGGCGACGCCGGCACCCCGCCCGAGTTCGGCGGCGGCTCCGAGTCACCGATGGGCGGCCCGGTCTACCGGTACAACGCCTCGTCCACCTCGACGACGAAGTTCCCGCAGTCGTTCGACGGGCAGTTCTTCGCCACCGAGTTCGGCCGCGGCTGGATCAAGCCGATCCACGTCAACGCGGACGGCTCCCGAGGCGTCATCGACACCTTCCCGTGGGTGGGCAAGCAGGTGATGGACTCGGCGTTCGGCCCGGACGGCGCGTACTACGTGCTCGACTACGGCACCGGCTACTTCAACGGCGACGCCAACTCCGCGCTCTACCGCTTCGACTACGTCGGCGGCGGCAACCGGGCACCCAACGCCTCGGCCAGCGCGAACCGGACCTCCGGCGCCGCACCGCTGGCGGTGACGTTCTCCTCGGCCGGCTCGTCCGACCCGGAGGGCGGCGCGCTGACGTACTCGTGGAACTTCGGTGACGGCACCAGTTCCACGGCAGCCAACCCGTCCAAGACTTACACCGCCAACGGCACCTACACCGCGACGTTGACCGTGCGGGACCCGCAGGGCGCCACCGGCACCGCCAGCGTGGTGATCAACGTTGGCAACACCGCGCCCACCGTGACCATCAACAGCCCCGGCAACGGGCAGCTGTTCAGCTTCGGCGACACGGTGCCGTTCAGCATCACCGTGACCGACCCGGAGGACGGCACGATCGACTGCACGAAGGTCAAGATGACCTACGTCCTCGGGCACGACCAGCACGGGCACCAGATCACCTCGAAGACCGGCTGCTCCGGATCGATCACCATCCCGGTCGACGGTGAGCACGACGACGCGGCGAACATCTTCGCCATCTTCGACGCCGAGTACACCGACGCGGGTGGGCTGACCACGCACACGCAGCACACGCTGCCGCCGCGGCACCGGCAGGCCGAGTTCTTCGGCACCTCGTCCGGGATCAACGTGTTCAGCAAGACCCCGGCCGAGGGTGGCAAGACCGTCGGTGACATCAACAACGGTGACTGGATCGCGTTCCAGCCGTACCGGCTGGGCAACGTGACCTCGTTCAGCGCCCGGGTCTCCTCGGCGGGTGCCGGCGGCACTCTCCAGGTCCGGGCCGGCTCCGCCACCGGCACGGTGCTCGGTTCGGCCACGGTCCCGGTCACCGGAGGCTGGGAAACCTTCACCACGGTGACGGGGGCGATCACCAACCCGCCGACCGGCACCACGACGCTCTACCTGACCTTCGCCGGGTCGGGCACCGGCGCGCTCTACGACCTGGACGCGTTCACCTTCGTCACCGGTACGCCGCCCGCCGGCGGGGCTGGGCCGATCAAGGGTCTGGGCGGCAAGTGCCTGGACGTGCGCAACGCCGCCACCGCCGACGGTACGCAGATCCAGATCTACACCTGCAACGGCAGTACAGCGCAGACCTGGACGGTCACGCCGAACTCCACGATCAGGGCGTTGGGCAAGTGCCTCGACGTCTCGGGTGGCGGGTCGGCCGACGGCACCAAGATCCAGCTCTGGACCTGCAACGGGACCGGGGCGCAGAACTGGGCCGCGCAGGCCGACGGCACGGTGCGTAACGCGCAGTCCGGCAAGTGCCTCGACGTCTCCGGAAACAACTCGGCGGACAGCACCGTCGTGCACCTCTGGACCTGCACCGCCGCCGCGAACCAGAAGTGGATCCTGCCCTGA
- a CDS encoding polyprenyl synthetase family protein — protein MTVTVTPTDASGLRARFDAELAGFLDRQGPDWPDGAPRGVFTALYRFVLAGGKRLRPLFCYWGWRGAGAPDGTPIVVAAAALELFHAFALIHDDILDGSDRRRGEPSVHRLFADLHARSSWRGDPEAYGRNTALLCGDLCAAWSDQMFHECGLSTEQVHRGYGVFALMRTEVIAGEYLDLVSGVGDGSVASALTVIRMKAARYTVTRPLQIGAALAGAGPELIAALGEFGDPLGDAFQLRDDVLGVFGDPAVTGKSVLDDLREGKPTVMMALARSAADRPQTARLRELFGNPALDADGAAELRGIIEATGARERIEQMIRVRTEAALAALESAAVAEEARAALVALAAQAIDRRA, from the coding sequence ATGACCGTCACCGTCACGCCCACCGACGCGAGCGGGCTGCGGGCGCGTTTCGACGCGGAGCTGGCCGGGTTCCTGGACCGGCAGGGCCCGGACTGGCCGGACGGCGCGCCACGCGGAGTGTTCACCGCGCTGTACCGGTTCGTGCTGGCCGGCGGGAAGCGGCTGCGCCCGCTCTTCTGCTACTGGGGCTGGCGCGGTGCCGGGGCGCCCGACGGCACCCCGATCGTGGTGGCCGCGGCGGCACTGGAGCTGTTCCACGCGTTCGCCTTGATCCACGACGACATCCTGGACGGCAGCGACCGCCGCCGGGGCGAGCCGTCGGTGCACCGGCTCTTCGCCGACCTGCACGCACGTTCGTCCTGGCGCGGCGACCCCGAGGCGTACGGACGCAACACGGCGCTGCTCTGCGGGGATCTCTGCGCGGCCTGGTCGGACCAGATGTTCCACGAGTGCGGCCTGAGTACCGAGCAGGTGCACCGGGGGTACGGGGTGTTCGCGTTGATGCGTACCGAGGTGATCGCGGGGGAGTACCTGGACCTGGTGTCCGGGGTGGGCGACGGCTCGGTGGCCAGCGCGCTCACCGTGATCCGGATGAAGGCCGCCCGGTACACGGTGACCCGGCCGCTGCAGATCGGCGCGGCTCTGGCCGGCGCGGGGCCGGAGCTGATCGCCGCGCTGGGCGAGTTCGGTGACCCGCTGGGCGACGCGTTCCAGCTCCGCGACGACGTGCTGGGCGTCTTCGGCGACCCGGCGGTCACCGGCAAGTCGGTCCTGGACGACCTGCGGGAGGGCAAGCCGACGGTGATGATGGCGCTGGCCCGTAGCGCCGCCGACCGGCCGCAGACCGCCCGGCTGCGCGAGCTGTTCGGCAATCCGGCGCTGGACGCCGACGGCGCGGCGGAGCTGCGCGGGATCATCGAGGCGACCGGTGCTCGGGAGCGGATCGAGCAGATGATCCGGGTCCGGACCGAGGCCGCGCTGGCCGCGCTGGAGAGCGCCGCGGTGGCCGAGGAGGCCCGCGCTGCGTTGGTCGCGCTGGCCGCGCAGGCGATCGACCGCCGCGCCTGA
- a CDS encoding alkaline phosphatase family protein — translation MSRRLVVLDVVGLTPRLLAHMPRLRGVADGGFRAELGTVLPAVTCSVQSTFLTGEPPSGHGIVGNGWYFRELGEVLLWRQHNALVGGEKLWQAARRAEPGYTVANVCWWYAMGADVDWTVTPRPVYYADGRKEPDCYTDPPELHDALTGRLGTFPLFTYWGPTAGLPSSRWICQAAEQILAAVSPDLTLVYVPHLDYDLQRYGPSSAQAAAAAAELDTVLGPLLDAARARDATVVVLSEYGITDVSRPVDVNRLLRAEGLLRVHTQAGMEYLDPWTSRAFAVADHQIAHVYVRDPADVPTVAKLCAGLPGVAEVLDAEGKAAHGLDHPRAGELVLVAEPDAWFTYYYWLDDARAPDFARLVEIHRKPGYDPAELFFDPAAPGAAKRRAGIALARKKLGMRYLMSAVGLDAGARAVRGSHGRLPDDPADAPVLLCSDPAAARERIAATEVKALLLELAGLIPGGGAEADRSREGS, via the coding sequence ATGAGCCGGCGACTCGTGGTGCTCGACGTGGTCGGGTTGACCCCGCGGCTGCTGGCGCACATGCCCCGGCTGCGGGGGGTCGCCGACGGCGGCTTCCGGGCCGAGCTCGGCACCGTGCTGCCCGCGGTGACCTGCTCGGTGCAGTCCACCTTCCTCACCGGCGAGCCGCCGAGCGGACACGGGATCGTCGGCAACGGCTGGTACTTCCGGGAGCTGGGTGAGGTGCTGCTGTGGCGGCAGCACAACGCGCTGGTCGGCGGGGAGAAGCTCTGGCAGGCGGCCCGCCGGGCCGAGCCCGGCTACACCGTCGCCAACGTCTGCTGGTGGTACGCGATGGGCGCGGACGTCGACTGGACGGTCACTCCACGGCCCGTGTACTACGCCGACGGGCGCAAGGAGCCGGACTGCTACACCGACCCGCCGGAGCTGCACGACGCGCTCACCGGGCGGCTGGGCACCTTCCCGCTGTTCACCTACTGGGGGCCGACAGCCGGGCTGCCCTCGTCGCGGTGGATCTGCCAGGCGGCCGAGCAGATCCTGGCCGCCGTGTCGCCCGACCTGACCCTGGTCTACGTCCCGCACCTGGACTACGACCTGCAACGGTACGGCCCGTCCTCCGCCCAGGCGGCGGCCGCGGCGGCCGAACTCGACACGGTGCTCGGGCCGCTCCTGGACGCCGCCCGGGCCCGCGACGCCACCGTCGTGGTGCTCTCCGAGTACGGCATCACCGACGTGTCCCGGCCGGTGGACGTCAACCGGCTGTTGCGCGCCGAGGGGCTGCTGCGGGTGCACACCCAGGCCGGCATGGAGTACCTCGACCCGTGGACGTCCCGGGCGTTCGCGGTCGCCGACCACCAGATCGCGCACGTCTACGTGCGGGACCCGGCCGACGTGCCGACGGTGGCGAAGCTCTGCGCCGGGCTGCCCGGAGTGGCCGAGGTGCTCGACGCCGAGGGCAAGGCCGCGCACGGGCTGGATCATCCGCGCGCCGGTGAGCTGGTGCTGGTGGCCGAGCCGGACGCCTGGTTCACCTACTACTACTGGCTGGACGACGCCCGCGCACCGGACTTCGCCCGGCTGGTGGAGATTCACCGGAAGCCGGGCTACGACCCGGCCGAGCTGTTCTTCGATCCGGCCGCGCCGGGTGCGGCGAAGCGTCGGGCGGGCATCGCGCTGGCCCGCAAGAAGCTGGGCATGCGTTACCTGATGAGCGCGGTCGGCCTGGACGCCGGGGCGCGGGCGGTACGCGGGTCGCACGGTCGGCTGCCGGACGACCCGGCGGACGCCCCGGTGCTGCTCTGTTCCGACCCGGCCGCCGCCCGGGAGCGGATCGCGGCCACCGAGGTGAAGGCACTGCTGCTGGAGCTGGCCGGGCTGATTCCCGGCGGTGGCGCCGAGGCGGACCGGTCGAGGGAGGGTTCATGA
- the eboE gene encoding metabolite traffic protein EboE produces the protein MRLRHAGGDTVHLGYCTNVHPAEDLAGILAQLDTYAVPVRAALGSDLLGLGLWLAAPVAAELAADPALRRRLRTELDARGLEVVTLNGFPYAAFQAPVVKHEVYRPDWTTEQRLTYTLNLARVLADLLPDDAARGSISTLPLAWRQPWDTDRADAARRRLDQLAAGLAAVQRDTGRQVRVAFEPEPGCVVESTGQAAALLSGMDTERLGVCLDLAHLACAWEEPAVALDRLRAAGLPVVKVQVSAAVEAADPAGGAEALRRWVEPRFLHQTRGAGCAGGADPADPAYAADDLDEALDAALPGPWRVHYHVPLHAPPEEPLGSTLPVLRAALAALYAGPAAGCDHLDVETYTWGVLPAARRPGTDAELAAGIAAELAFARDELVGLGLTPELTTTATAGVSR, from the coding sequence ATGCGGCTGCGGCACGCCGGCGGCGACACCGTGCACCTCGGCTACTGCACCAACGTGCACCCCGCCGAGGATCTCGCCGGCATCCTCGCCCAACTGGACACCTACGCCGTGCCGGTACGCGCGGCGCTCGGCAGCGACCTGCTCGGGCTCGGCCTGTGGCTGGCCGCCCCGGTCGCCGCCGAACTGGCCGCCGACCCGGCGCTGCGCCGCCGGCTGCGCACCGAACTGGACGCGCGTGGCCTGGAGGTGGTCACCCTCAACGGCTTCCCGTACGCCGCCTTCCAGGCACCGGTGGTCAAGCATGAGGTCTACCGGCCGGACTGGACCACCGAGCAGCGACTGACGTACACCCTGAACCTGGCCCGGGTGCTCGCCGACCTGCTGCCCGACGACGCCGCCCGGGGCTCGATCTCCACCCTGCCGCTGGCCTGGCGCCAACCGTGGGACACCGATCGGGCCGACGCGGCCCGCCGCCGGCTGGACCAGCTCGCGGCCGGCCTGGCCGCGGTCCAGCGGGACACCGGCCGCCAGGTGCGGGTCGCCTTCGAGCCGGAGCCCGGCTGCGTGGTGGAGAGCACCGGTCAGGCCGCCGCGCTGCTGTCCGGGATGGACACCGAGCGGCTGGGCGTCTGCCTCGACCTGGCCCACCTGGCCTGTGCCTGGGAGGAGCCGGCGGTGGCGCTGGACCGGCTGCGGGCGGCCGGCCTGCCGGTGGTCAAGGTGCAGGTCTCCGCCGCCGTCGAGGCGGCCGACCCGGCCGGCGGCGCCGAAGCGCTGCGCCGGTGGGTGGAGCCGCGCTTCCTGCACCAGACCCGGGGTGCCGGCTGCGCCGGCGGGGCCGACCCGGCCGACCCGGCGTACGCCGCCGACGACCTCGACGAGGCGCTCGACGCGGCGCTGCCCGGGCCGTGGCGGGTGCACTACCACGTGCCGCTGCACGCCCCACCCGAGGAACCACTCGGGTCCACCCTGCCGGTGCTGCGCGCCGCGCTGGCCGCGCTCTACGCCGGCCCCGCCGCCGGCTGCGACCACCTCGACGTGGAGACGTACACCTGGGGGGTGCTGCCGGCCGCGCGGCGGCCGGGCACCGACGCGGAGCTGGCCGCCGGCATCGCCGCCGAGCTGGCCTTCGCCCGCGACGAGCTGGTCGGTCTGGGCCTGACCCCGGAGCTGACCACGACGGCCACGGCGGGGGTGTCGCGATGA